The genomic stretch GGCCTGTCGATGGTGGCCGCACCGGTAACGGCTGCCCAGGCGCCCATTCACTTTGCCGACCTGAATTGGGAAAGTGGCAGCCTGATCACCGAAGTACTGCGGTTTATCGTCGAGAAAGGCTACGGCCTGCCCACCGACACCCTGCCTGGTACCACCATCACCCTGGAAACCGCCCTGGCCAAAAATGACATCCAGGTGATTGGCGAGGAATGGGCGGGACGCAGCCCGGTGTGGGTCAAGGCTGAAGCTGAAGGTAAGGTGGTGGGCCTGGGCGATACCGTCAAGGGCGCAACCGAAGGCTGGTGGGTGCCGGAGTACGTGATCAAGGGCGACCCGGCCAAGGGCATCGCGGCGCTGGCTCCCGAGCTGCGCAGCGTAAAGGACCTGGCGCGCTACAAGGATGTGTTCAAGGACCCGGAAACTCCCGGCAAGGGGCGCTTTCTCAATAGCCCAATTGGCTGGACCTCGGAAGTGGTCAATAAGCAGAAGCTCAAGGCTTACGGCCTGGATGACAGCTACGTCAACTTTCGCAGCGGTTCAGGTGCTGCGCTGGATGCCGAGATTGCTTCGTCGATCCGCCGTGGCAAGCCGATCCTGTTCTATTACTGGTCACCGACCCCACTGATGGGGCGCTACAAGTTGATCCAGCTGGAGGAGCCGCCGTTCGACGCCGAGGCCTGGAAGACCCTGACCGATGCCGGCAACCCCAACCCCCAGCCTACGCGTTCGTTGGCGTCCAAGTTGAGTATTGGCGTTTCCACGCCATTCCAGCAGCAGTATCCGCAGATTGCGCAGTTCTTTGAGAAGGTCGACTTTCCCATTGGCCCGCTCAATCAAGCCCTGGCAACGATGAGCGAGAAACACACCCCGCCCCGTGAAGTGGCGCAGGCGTTTCTCAAGGAGCATCCGCAGGTCTGGAAGGCATGGCTCACGGAGGATGTGGCCGCAAAGGTCGAAGCCAGCCTCAAGTAACCTTCCATATGAGGACCAAACTGTGGGAGCGGGCAAGCCCGCTCCCACAGTTTTAACCGTATTCCAGCCCTAGAACTTGGTCTGCACTGCCAGCTCGAAGGTGCGCGGCGACCCCAGGTAATAGGCCGGCGACACCTGCACAAACTGCGCGTACACCTCATTGGTCAGGTTGCGCACCCGGCCTGTTATCGAGGTATGTTGATCGACCTTGTAGGTCAGGAACGTGCCGAACAAGGTATACGCCGGCACCGTCATGGTATTGGCATTGTCGGCATACACCTGTGCCACATAGCGCGCATCCACGCCGCCTTGCCAGGCGGGGGTGATGTCATAGGTCAGCCACAGGTTACCCACCCGCTTCGGCACGTTGGTCGGTGTATTGCCCTTGCGCGACACCACTGCGCCGCTGGCGATTTTCTCGTTGAAGTCATCGTATTGCGCATCGACCCAGGCGAAGTTGCCTTCCGCCAGCAGCTTGGGGGTTATGCGCAGCGAACTGGCCAGTTCGATGCCCTTGGACGACTGTGCGCCCACCGCAATACTGCGGGTAGGGTCCTGTGGGTCGGTCACGGCGAAGTCCTTGCGCTCGATCCGGTAGGCGGCAACGGTGGCTGAACCGCGACCGTCCAGGTAATCGAACTTGCTGCCCACTTCCCATTGCTTGCCGGTGGAGACATCAAACACCTGGGTGGTACTGGTGGGCTGTTCGGCTGCCGTGCTGTATTGCACATAGACATTGGCCGATGGGATGAACTGGTAGGTCAGGCCGACGCGCCCGGTGACCGGTTCCCAACGGCGCTTGACGTTACCCAGGTTGTCGCGGTGGCTGGTCACATCCAGGTCGATGGCGTCATAGCGCAGGCCGGTCAGCAGCGAAAGTTCGTCGGTCAGGCCCAGGCGGTTCTCCACAAACAGCGCCTTGGTCGTCACTTCGTTGGTCTTGTCCTTGATAAAGCCAGGCTGGGTGCCGGGCAGGTCGTAGAAGCGCCCGGGGTTGTAGTTGTTCGGGTCCACCGCGTTCTTGCCGGGCACGATCATCGGGCTGTTGGTGGTGCTGTTGACCTTGTATTCGAAACCGCCGGACCAGGTGGTGGCCAGGCCGAACACACTGCTTTCATGGCGTAGCTCGAACTGGTTGCCCTTCTGTTTACCCTGATGGCGCACCTGATAGGCCGTCGAACGGTTCACCAGGCTATTGTCGGCGTTGTACTGGTAGGTCTCCAGGTTGCGGTAGTCGCGCTGGCTGTCCAGGTGATAGAGGGTATTGCGCAGGCTGGTGCTGTCGTTGATCCGGTAGTCGATGATCGAGCGGGCCCAGATCGTGCGTTGTTCGTAGAGGCCATCGGCAACGTTGTAGTTGTTGAAGCGGTTGTGCCGGTCGATCTTCAACTCGCCGGCCTTGGGATTGAGCACCGGGGTGCCCCAGTACGGGCTGTCCTCGTGCTCATCCTGGTATTCCAGGGCCAGGGTGTGGGACAGGTTGGGCGTCAGGTCACTGAGCAGGGAAAAAGCCACGCTCCAGGCATCGCGTTGCTGGCGGTCGATATGGGTATGGTTGGTATTGCGGCTGACATCCAGGCGCGCGTAGTGCTGGACCTCGGCACCAGGCTCGGTCAGGGCATGGTTGAGGCCCAGGGCGATACCGGTGGTGTCGTAGCTGCCATAGTTGATCTGACCTTCCACGGCCCGCTCCTCGCGGGTGGCCAGTTTGGTCACGTAGTTCAGCGAGCCGCCCACGGAGCCGGCGCCATTGATCAGCGAAGAAGGCCCGCCAACCAGTTCGACCCGGTCATAAATCCATGCATCCACCGGCCGTGCCAGGCCACCGGCGACGTTGATGCCATTGAACATCTGGGTGATCTGGCTGCTGGTAAAGCCCCGGTAGGAGACAAATCCGCCAAACCCCGGCGGCGCACTGGCGTTGACCCCGGGCAGGGTGTTGGCTGCATCCTGGAAGGTCTTGGCGCCTCGGCGCTCGATATCGTTGCGGTCGGCGATGCTGATCGAGGCCGGGGTTTCCCGCACGCTCAGCCCCAGGCGCGAGGCCATGCCGCTGGATTGGTCCAGGGCCAGGCCCGGTTCGTTGGTGGCTGTGCCGTCAATGGTGGTGGGGGCCAGCTCAAGGGCCCAGGTGCTGAAAGGCAGGCAGCCGCACAGGCCCGCCAAGAGAGGTAAATGTTTCATCGATAAATCCTGAAAAGCATGGCTTGCAAGCAACGCACAGCCGTTCGCGCCTCCCTGGGGAAACAGCGCGGTGTGCGGATCAAAAAGCGCAGGTATCAGGCGTAGGCAGGTGGGGCGCGCGGATTAGCCGCAGGCCAGGTGACGCGGGTGGGAATGTCAGCTGTGGCCACCACGGCGGGCGGCGGAGCGTGAGGCTGTGGCAGTACCGCGACGTTAAGGCTGGAGTTGAGCGCCGGGCCCATGCCACCGGTGGAGCACAGCGGGCAACCGAAGGCCTTGGACAGCGTGGGCAGTGACTCATCGCCCGTGTTTACAGGGGCTGGCGCCTGGGTGCGAGGGTCCACCGTACAGAACTGGCCGCTGATGCCGTTGAGCTGCATGCCGACCATTTGCCCATGACCAATACTGCAGGCGAACACATTGAACAGGACGCAGCCATAGAGCATCCAGGCAATCAATGAGCGGTCGGCACGGGCGAGTTTCATGGGGCGTAACTTTACCATCGGATGACTAAATGCCTGCAAACAATCTGAAAAGGACTATCCTCTTTCGGACTTTTTAAAGGGTATCCAGCCATGAGCTTTGTCATTGCGAGGTGGGTTGTCGGGGTATTTGCATTGATCAGCATGGTCCACGTGTACTGGGCCGCAGG from Pseudomonas fluorescens encodes the following:
- a CDS encoding ABC transporter substrate-binding protein; the encoded protein is MKAIRALLAASLTTLGLSMVAAPVTAAQAPIHFADLNWESGSLITEVLRFIVEKGYGLPTDTLPGTTITLETALAKNDIQVIGEEWAGRSPVWVKAEAEGKVVGLGDTVKGATEGWWVPEYVIKGDPAKGIAALAPELRSVKDLARYKDVFKDPETPGKGRFLNSPIGWTSEVVNKQKLKAYGLDDSYVNFRSGSGAALDAEIASSIRRGKPILFYYWSPTPLMGRYKLIQLEEPPFDAEAWKTLTDAGNPNPQPTRSLASKLSIGVSTPFQQQYPQIAQFFEKVDFPIGPLNQALATMSEKHTPPREVAQAFLKEHPQVWKAWLTEDVAAKVEASLK
- a CDS encoding TonB-dependent receptor yields the protein MKHLPLLAGLCGCLPFSTWALELAPTTIDGTATNEPGLALDQSSGMASRLGLSVRETPASISIADRNDIERRGAKTFQDAANTLPGVNASAPPGFGGFVSYRGFTSSQITQMFNGINVAGGLARPVDAWIYDRVELVGGPSSLINGAGSVGGSLNYVTKLATREERAVEGQINYGSYDTTGIALGLNHALTEPGAEVQHYARLDVSRNTNHTHIDRQQRDAWSVAFSLLSDLTPNLSHTLALEYQDEHEDSPYWGTPVLNPKAGELKIDRHNRFNNYNVADGLYEQRTIWARSIIDYRINDSTSLRNTLYHLDSQRDYRNLETYQYNADNSLVNRSTAYQVRHQGKQKGNQFELRHESSVFGLATTWSGGFEYKVNSTTNSPMIVPGKNAVDPNNYNPGRFYDLPGTQPGFIKDKTNEVTTKALFVENRLGLTDELSLLTGLRYDAIDLDVTSHRDNLGNVKRRWEPVTGRVGLTYQFIPSANVYVQYSTAAEQPTSTTQVFDVSTGKQWEVGSKFDYLDGRGSATVAAYRIERKDFAVTDPQDPTRSIAVGAQSSKGIELASSLRITPKLLAEGNFAWVDAQYDDFNEKIASGAVVSRKGNTPTNVPKRVGNLWLTYDITPAWQGGVDARYVAQVYADNANTMTVPAYTLFGTFLTYKVDQHTSITGRVRNLTNEVYAQFVQVSPAYYLGSPRTFELAVQTKF
- a CDS encoding DUF2946 domain-containing protein translates to MKLARADRSLIAWMLYGCVLFNVFACSIGHGQMVGMQLNGISGQFCTVDPRTQAPAPVNTGDESLPTLSKAFGCPLCSTGGMGPALNSSLNVAVLPQPHAPPPAVVATADIPTRVTWPAANPRAPPAYA